The genomic region GTCCCCTGCGGCCCAGTTGGAAGAGGAGTTCCAGTCCGTCACGTCGACCAGCTCCCGCGTGCCGTCGGCCCGCGGCACCGCCTGGTAGCCGTGGTGGTGCGGGCCGGGTATCCGGTTCTGCTCACGGGACGGCACCGACGTGTGGTGCAGGCCCAGGGGCCCCAGTATCCGGGCGGTCAGAGCCCGCTCGTACGTCGTGCCCGTCAGCTTCTCGATCAGTACGGCCAGGACCGTGTAGTCGATGTTGAGGTAGTGCTGCTTCTCGCCCGGCCGGAACTCCGGCCCCTTCGCCACGGCGTTCGCGATCAGGGCGCGCGGGTCGACCACGTCGAACCGGTGGGCGTACTGCGCCTCGAAGGAGTCCCCCGGACCGTCGGCCGGCCGGATGCCGCTCGTGTAGTTCAGCAGCTGCCGCACGCTGACCGGCTCGAACTCTCCTGACAGCAGCCCCGGCAGGTACTCCTGCACCGGCCGGTCCAGATCCACCCTGCCCTCGGCGGCCAACTGCAGCACCACCGCCGCGGTGAAGGTCTTCGTCACCGACCCGGCCCGGAACCGGGCGCCCTCGATCGGCTCGCGCCCCGTCCGGATGTTGGCCACGCCGGAACTTCCCTTCCAGCTACCGCTCGTACCACCCACGCGGACCAGCGCGGCCGTCGCGTACGGGTTCTGCGGGCCGAGCCCCGCGATCGCCTTCTCCAGCGCCGCCGCGTTCGGCGGGGTCGAGACGGCCGGCGCCGCGGCGCCCGCCGGTACCGGAGCCGGAGCGGCGTGTGCGACCGCCGGGCCGGACGCGATGCCCAGGACCAGAGCGGCGGCGATCAGCGTGCGCGCGGATGCGTTCATGATGTCTTCCCCCTGCGAGACCGCGGGGCCCAGCTGCCCCGACGACCTCAATGTTCCTGGTCGGAGGGGTGGTTGAGGATCACCACTGAGAGGGGTCTTCTCCAGTACGACAACTGGGCCGCGAGAGGGAGGCGACACGCCGTGCACTCACTCTCCGGAGGGAGTACCCGCCGCGATCAGACCCGTCTCGTACGCGCAGATCACCGCCTGGATCCGGCCGCGCAGCCCCAGCTTCGCCAGCACGTTCCCCACATGCGACTTCACCGTGTGCTCGCTCACCACCAGCGCCGCCGCGATCTCCGCGTTCGACAGTCCCCGCCCCAGATGCAGCAGCGTCTCCCGCTCCCGCGCCGTCAGCACCTCCAGCCGGTCCGCCGCGAAGGCCGGCTGGGACGGACGCGCCGTCGCCGCCGTGTACTCCTCGATCAGCCGCCGCGCCACTGAAGGCGCCAGCAGCGACTCGCCCGCGGCCACCACCCGTACCGCGTGCACCAGATCGTCCCGCCGCACGTCCTTCAGCAGGAACCCGCTCGCCCCCGCGTGCAGCGCCTCGTACACGTACTCGTCCGAGTCGAACGTCGTCAGCATCACCGTCCGGCACGCGCTCCGCGCCGTGATCGCCCGGCACGCCTCGATCCCGTCCAGCACCGGCATCCGGATGTCCAGCAGCGCCACGTCCGGCGATAGCCGGGCCACCGCCTCCACCGCGGCCTCGCCGTCCCCGGCCTCCGCCACGACCTCGATGTCCTCTTGGACGTCCAGGATCATCGCGAACCCGCTGCGCACCAGCTCCTGGTCGTCCGCCACCACCACACGGATCGTCAATTCCCCACCTCCAGCGGCGAGGTTACAAGGACCACCCGCACCGAGAAGCCCCGCCCGCCCGGCACCGGACCGGCCTCGGCCGTCCCGCCGTGTGCCGCCGCCCGCTCGCGGATCCCGATCAGGCCGTGCCCGCCCGAGGACGGGCCCGTCCCGCGGCCGTCGTCCGTGACCCTCACGGTCAGCGCCCGCGCCCCGTACTCCAGCGCGACCTCCACGGCCGAGGCCGCGGCGTGCTTCACGACGTTCGTCAGCGCCTCCTGCACCACCCGGTGCACCGTCGCCTCCAGCGCGGCCGGCAGCTCCCGCACCTCGCC from Streptomyces sp. NBC_00190 harbors:
- a CDS encoding response regulator transcription factor; the encoded protein is MTIRVVVADDQELVRSGFAMILDVQEDIEVVAEAGDGEAAVEAVARLSPDVALLDIRMPVLDGIEACRAITARSACRTVMLTTFDSDEYVYEALHAGASGFLLKDVRRDDLVHAVRVVAAGESLLAPSVARRLIEEYTAATARPSQPAFAADRLEVLTARERETLLHLGRGLSNAEIAAALVVSEHTVKSHVGNVLAKLGLRGRIQAVICAYETGLIAAGTPSGE
- a CDS encoding serine hydrolase domain-containing protein; the protein is MNASARTLIAAALVLGIASGPAVAHAAPAPVPAGAAAPAVSTPPNAAALEKAIAGLGPQNPYATAALVRVGGTSGSWKGSSGVANIRTGREPIEGARFRAGSVTKTFTAAVVLQLAAEGRVDLDRPVQEYLPGLLSGEFEPVSVRQLLNYTSGIRPADGPGDSFEAQYAHRFDVVDPRALIANAVAKGPEFRPGEKQHYLNIDYTVLAVLIEKLTGTTYERALTARILGPLGLHHTSVPSREQNRIPGPHHHGYQAVPRADGTRELVDVTDWNSSSNWAAGDLISTTADLEKFTVALFGGRVVPKAQLEEMFTVPGVKDFESGEDAAQTAGLKRLVLPDGTVTYGKTGSRYGYSTVIGGTRDLSRTLVYSVNSTDAKGQDMNKVTFGIVMAAFAK